A window of the Brassica napus cultivar Da-Ae chromosome A2, Da-Ae, whole genome shotgun sequence genome harbors these coding sequences:
- the LOC106401900 gene encoding glycosyltransferase family 92 protein RCOM_0530710: protein MKNRRKLSGVCGTWRTFFWFVVLFVFSFVLFSTMFVFKGKFRPVVRTTISFSTAKAVLRRESVTLSPAVSIREAVKLPEQTLVFLKYPPSLRLYTRDDLVCVFSGGGDSSKLRKEYPTAVDSDKFNGQIVRCPETPRGYNVSLAVSRWTADDHIPAGPTHQWDWLVYDAVIDHDNSTVVFVKGLNLRPGRVADVSRYECVYGWDFAKRNRLIRSDVFSAAQEIIRCRTPLTVLDGPKSAHGPVKVSVRIKGGTGMLPSIAQPGRIINPPRRKPFEMCVCTMTRNAAAVLREWVMYHAGIGVQRWFIYDNNSDDDIIAEIRDLESRGYNISRHFWPWIKTQEAGFSNCAIRARSDCDWVAFIDVDEFYYISSGQSLTSIIRNHTVFDTIGEIRTPCHSFGPSGLRNRPHGGVTEGYTCRVILPERHKSILRPEAMNDTLINVVHHFHLKDEFTFADVDKDVMVINHYKYQVWDVFKEKFYRRVATYVADWQNDENVGSRDRAPGLGTRPVEPPDWAERFCEVNDTGLRDQVWERFKDIKTHRLIWEREEDEDRLKKILTMVSETPSKATNRSVAGSSADIFISPRFKSAAALAGWDEEDLIIASFVVEDTPERSSSKRRRRSNLLSKTSPPSSGSRRRQRIKQSSNQFPVIDLDEVIRREEEKSAEKKKRKNKETKTETKEEKKAEKDEKILPEEKKSTSVVLPCIDKLRDELSCAICLEICYEPSTTTCGHSFCKKCLRSAADKCGRKCPKCRQLIGNGKYCTVNTVLWNTIQLLFPKEVEAQRAAASANFLSKETPSPRDSTQRLRARNRETALQARLQREDISRLLVSEERSERRRRGGSVRLDQDSDAAFALRLQRQEFASAFGVTAAGATSSSSSSSSSDVSLSRARANLRAMASRASRRQ, encoded by the exons ATGAAAAATCGTAGGAAACTCAGTGGTGTTTGCGGTACGTGGAGGACGTTCTTCTGGTTCGTCGTTCTGTTTGTCTTCTCCTTCGTTCTCTTCTCCACCATGTTCGTCTTTAAAG GTAAGTTTCGCCCGGTGGTACGTACGACGATAAGCTTCTCAACGGCCAAAGCGGTTCTCCGCCGTGAGTCCGTAACGCTATCTCCGGCGGTTTCGATTCGCGAAGCGGTGAAGTTACCTGAGCAGACGCTGGTTTTCCTTAAATACCCTCCGTCTCTTCGGTTATATACTAGAGACGATCTGGTTTGCGTTTTCTCCGGCGGCGGAGACTCGTCGAAGCTACGGAAGGAGTATCCGACGGCGGTTGACAGCGACAAATTTAACGGTCAGATCGTACGGTGCCCCGAGACGCCACGTGGATACAACGTATCGCTTGCGGTGTCGAGATGGACGGCGGATGATCACATTCCCGCTGGGCCCACTCACCAATGGGATTGGCTTGTTTACGACGCCGTGATCGATCACGATAACTCCACGGTGGTTTTCGTCAAGGGTTTAAATCTACGGCCGGGGAGAGTTGCTGACGTGTCGAGGTACGAGTGCGTGTACGGCTGGGATTTCGCGAAACGTAATCGGTTAATAAGATCTGACGTGTTCTCCGCGGCGCAGGAGATTATACGGTGCAGAACTCCGTTAACTGTGTTAGATGGGCCGAAGTCAGCCCATGGGCCGGTTAAAGTCTCGGTTAGAATCAAAGGAGGAACTGGAATGCTTCCATCCATCGCTCAACCGGGTCGGATCATTAACCCGCCGCGACGGAAACCGTTTGAGATGTGCGTTTGTACCATGACGCGAAACGCAGCCGCGGTTTTAAGAGAATGGGTGATGTACCACGCCGGGATCGGCGTTCAACGGTGGTTCATCTACGACAACAACAGTGACGACGATATCATCGCCGAGATCAGGGATCTCGAAAGCCGCGGCTACAACATCTCTAGACATTTCTGGCCGTGGATCAAGACTCAGGAAGCGGGATTCTCGAACTGCGCGATTCGTGCAAGGAGCGATTGCGATTGGGTCGCGTTCATCGACGTCGACGAGTTCTACTATATCTCTTCGGGTCAATCACTAACCAGCATCATCAGAAACCACACCGTCTTTGATACGATCGGTGAAATTCGAACGCCGTGCCACAGTTTTGGACCGTCCGGTTTGCGTAACCGGCCTCACGGTGGAGTCACGGAGGGATACACTTGCCGTGTGATTTTACCGGAGAGACATAAAAGCATACTCCGGCCGGAGGCGATGAACGATACTCTGATCAACGTAGTGCACCATTTTCACCTGAAAGATGAGTTCACGTTTGCTGACGTGGATAAAGACGTTATGGTAATTAACCACTACAAGTATCAGGTTTGGGATGTTTTTAAAGAGAAGTTTTATAGGAGAGTCGCGACTTACGTGGCGGATTGGCAGAACGATGAGAATGTCGGGTCGAGAGATCGGGCACCCGGTTTAGGAACCCGACCGGTCGAACCACCTGATTGGGCCGAGAGATTCTGTGAGGTTAATGACACTGGGCTTAGAGATCAGGTTTGGGAGAGGTTCAAAGACATTAAAACGCATCGTTTGATATGGGAaagagaggaagatgaagatagACTTAAAAAG ATCTTGACAATGGTGAGTGAAACACCATCCAAAGCTACTAATCGATCCGTAGCTGGATCGAGCGCGGACATTTTCATCAGCCCGAGATTCAAATCGGCGGCGGCTCTGGCGGGTTGGGACGAAGAGGATCTGATAATCGCTAGCTTCGTGGTGGAAGACACCCCTGAAAGAAGTTCATCTAAGCGAAGGAGACGATCTAATCTGTTGTCTAAAACAAGCCCACCTTCTTCAGGTTCAAGAAG GAGGCAAAGGATTAAGCAGAGTTCTAATCAGTTTCCTGTTATTGATCTTGATGAAGTAATTAGACGCGAAG AGGAAAAATCtgcagagaagaagaagagaaagaacaaggagacaaaaacagaaacaaaagaagagaagaaggcagaGAAGGATGAGAAGATCTTGCCAGAGGAGAAGAAGTCAACTTCTGTTGTGCTTCCTTGTATAGATAAGCTTCGTGATGAGTTGTCTTGTGCA ATTTGTCTTGAGATCTGCTATGAACCAAGTACTACAACTTGTGGACACAG CTTCTGCAAGAAGTGTTTACGGTCTGCAGCAGATAAATGTGGAAGGAAATGCCCTAAATGCAGGCAACTAATAGG AAATGGAAAGTATTGTACTGTTAATACAGTTCTTTGGAACACAATCCAGCTTCTGTTCCCTAAAGAAGTGGAAGCGCAGAGAGCTGCTGCTTCTGCTAACTTCCTAAGCAAGGAAACGCCGAGTCCTAGAGACTCTACTCAGCGGCTAAGAGCCAGGAACAGAGAAACTGCGCTTCAAGCTAGGTTGCAGAGAGAGGATATCTCGAGGTTACTTGTGTCTGAAGAGAGAAgcgagaggaggaggagaggggGGAGTGTGAGGTTGGATCAAGATAGTGATGCAGCGTTCGCGTTGCGGTTACAGCGGCAGGAATTTGCGTCTGCGTTTGGCGTTACGGCGGCTGGGGcaacttcctcttcttcttcttcttcgtcgtcggaTGTTTCTCTGTCGAGAGCAAGAGCTAACCTACGAGCTATGGCATCAAGAGCTTCTCGTAGGCAATGA
- the BNAA02G28860D gene encoding uncharacterized protein BNAA02G28860D isoform X1, with the protein MLAITRVISRRIHGKGDVAVPKISGFSIVSPKNVEVEYADGSKFSFSSEFLRVHSPAADGKVRSIGGEKVISGRRYVGIMSAEPVGNYGVRLVFDDLHRTGIYPWDYFYELGSNKFGLMRSYIKILQKHHLSREPPPRRK; encoded by the exons ATGTTGGCGATTACGAGAGTGATTAGCCGGAGAATCCACGGCAAGGGTGATGTAGCTGTTCCAAAAATCTCAGGATTCTCTATTGTATCTCCCAAAAAC GTTGAGGTAGAGTATGCAGATGGCAGCAAGTTCAGTTTCTCATCTGAGTTTCTGAGAGTGCATAGCCCAGCTGCTGATGGGAAAGTCAGATCAATCGGTGGTGAAAAG gTGATATCTGGAAGGCGGTATGTAGGAATCATGTCTGCAGAACCGGTGGGAAACTATGGGGTAAG GTTAGTGTTTGATGACTTGCACAGAACAGGAATATACCCATGGGACTATTTCTATGAGCTTGGGAGCAATAAGTTTGGTCTCATGAGAAGCTATATTAAGATTCTTCAAAAGCATCATCTCAGCCGTGAACCTCCTCCGAGAAGGAAATGA
- the BNAA02G28860D gene encoding uncharacterized protein BNAA02G28860D isoform X2 — translation MLAITRVISRRIHGKGDVAVPKISGFSIVSPKNVEVEYADGSKFSFSSEFLRVHSPAADGKVRSIGGEKVISGRRYVGIMSAEPVGNYGVRTGIYPWDYFYELGSNKFGLMRSYIKILQKHHLSREPPPRRK, via the exons ATGTTGGCGATTACGAGAGTGATTAGCCGGAGAATCCACGGCAAGGGTGATGTAGCTGTTCCAAAAATCTCAGGATTCTCTATTGTATCTCCCAAAAAC GTTGAGGTAGAGTATGCAGATGGCAGCAAGTTCAGTTTCTCATCTGAGTTTCTGAGAGTGCATAGCCCAGCTGCTGATGGGAAAGTCAGATCAATCGGTGGTGAAAAG gTGATATCTGGAAGGCGGTATGTAGGAATCATGTCTGCAGAACCGGTGGGAAACTATGGGGTAAG AACAGGAATATACCCATGGGACTATTTCTATGAGCTTGGGAGCAATAAGTTTGGTCTCATGAGAAGCTATATTAAGATTCTTCAAAAGCATCATCTCAGCCGTGAACCTCCTCCGAGAAGGAAATGA